A section of the Veillonella criceti genome encodes:
- the proC gene encoding pyrroline-5-carboxylate reductase, whose translation MLGQILFVGAGAMGGAILRGALQAGLLEPKQVQVLVRTEASAHALRTELGVNASVEMPNLSKLNTIIWAVKPQVWPQVVPQFQAIPAGTTCLSVAAGINLATLETALPQASWYRAMPNTPVAVGAGLTAVSVGTKGTDEATEAFTKLFGAIGEAVVVSEADLERLTAVSGSGPGYAFVIMDALADAGVRLGLTRSLAIKAAAYTLFGAGKMALETGTHPAILRDQVTSPGGTTIAGIAAMEKVGLRTAMQEGVVACYERSFELSKK comes from the coding sequence ATGTTAGGACAGATTCTATTCGTGGGAGCCGGAGCCATGGGAGGCGCTATATTGCGTGGCGCCTTGCAGGCCGGTTTACTGGAACCAAAACAAGTACAGGTGCTTGTTAGAACAGAGGCTAGTGCACATGCTTTGCGAACTGAATTAGGTGTAAATGCCAGTGTTGAGATGCCTAATTTGAGCAAACTTAATACGATTATTTGGGCTGTCAAACCACAAGTTTGGCCTCAAGTTGTTCCGCAATTTCAAGCTATTCCAGCGGGTACAACTTGTTTGTCTGTAGCTGCGGGTATTAATTTAGCTACCCTAGAAACAGCGTTGCCACAAGCCTCTTGGTATCGAGCTATGCCAAATACACCGGTAGCTGTAGGCGCTGGTTTAACGGCCGTATCTGTAGGAACTAAAGGGACCGATGAAGCTACGGAAGCTTTTACTAAGCTATTTGGAGCTATTGGGGAAGCTGTTGTTGTTTCAGAGGCTGATCTTGAACGATTGACAGCGGTTTCTGGGTCTGGGCCGGGCTATGCCTTTGTGATTATGGATGCTTTGGCTGATGCTGGTGTACGCCTTGGCTTAACACGTTCGTTGGCGATTAAAGCAGCGGCCTATACGTTGTTTGGCGCTGGTAAAATGGCTCTTGAAACGGGGACTCATCCCGCTATTTTAAGAGATCAGGTGACTTCGCCAGGAGGCACAACAATTGCTGGTATTGCAGCTATGGAAAAAGTGGGTCTTCGTACGGCCATGCAAGAAGGCGTAGTAGCTTGTTATGAACGCTCCTTTGAGTTAAGCAAGAAATAA
- a CDS encoding sodium:solute symporter family protein, translating into MTISTVIVGLYVVLLFVISLASRRLTTGKAENYVLAGRRMTTPLITVSIVGLAVGGASTIGVAEQAYMKGISAGWYTAAWGLGAIVMGLTVAKRYRRLQITTVPEMLERYYDKKSRIAGIVIQILVQLCVMSLQYVAGGTILAALLPEVFTVTTGMIMSAVVFIGVTMMGGMWSASISNLLNVTLKYIGIAAAAYMAVHLMGGTAAVEAQAPMPHMFDLVEGVGGLTILTWIVTLITVNLSLQSIIQISLGAKTVGVARKGFILGGLVMLPIGFVSAYLGVIAAELYPNLSPALALPKLIVSLHPLLAGVTLAALWAADVSTACNLLLSSGTLFSQDIYKRFINPNVTDEQYTLITRVAIVAMGLLTFTFALTISGIIATLMQGLSLMAAFAVIVLMTLFAPKYCSRIGAFYTLVAAVVTLVLWNIMPAIRIVPHVIYLEWIVCAVTFGICTLVSKRSIVVDQALQGETSTEKGMVNSLS; encoded by the coding sequence ATGACTATTTCAACTGTGATTGTGGGGCTGTACGTGGTATTGCTCTTTGTAATTTCCTTAGCATCGCGTCGTTTAACAACAGGGAAAGCAGAAAACTATGTATTGGCTGGACGGCGAATGACAACACCGTTAATAACTGTGTCCATTGTAGGACTCGCGGTAGGTGGGGCATCCACCATTGGTGTAGCTGAACAAGCTTATATGAAAGGGATTTCTGCAGGCTGGTATACGGCAGCTTGGGGGCTTGGCGCAATCGTCATGGGACTTACGGTTGCTAAACGGTATCGCCGGTTGCAAATTACGACAGTGCCTGAGATGTTAGAACGCTATTATGACAAGAAAAGTCGTATTGCAGGCATTGTCATCCAAATTTTAGTGCAACTTTGTGTTATGAGTTTACAGTATGTGGCTGGGGGCACTATTTTAGCTGCTTTATTGCCAGAAGTATTTACAGTGACAACGGGTATGATTATGAGCGCTGTCGTTTTTATTGGGGTAACTATGATGGGTGGTATGTGGTCAGCCAGCATTTCTAATTTATTAAATGTTACGCTTAAATATATTGGCATTGCTGCGGCTGCTTATATGGCTGTTCATTTAATGGGGGGCACTGCTGCAGTAGAAGCACAAGCGCCTATGCCTCATATGTTTGATCTAGTTGAAGGGGTAGGGGGACTCACTATTTTAACTTGGATTGTTACTTTGATTACGGTGAATTTATCACTACAGAGCATTATTCAAATTTCCCTTGGCGCCAAAACAGTTGGTGTAGCCCGTAAAGGTTTTATTCTTGGTGGTTTAGTTATGCTTCCTATTGGCTTCGTAAGTGCTTATTTAGGCGTTATTGCTGCTGAATTATATCCAAACTTATCACCAGCGTTAGCATTGCCTAAATTGATTGTTTCTTTGCATCCGTTGCTAGCAGGTGTAACCTTGGCGGCTTTATGGGCGGCAGATGTAAGTACAGCTTGCAATTTATTGTTAAGCTCTGGTACTTTATTCTCGCAAGATATTTATAAGCGTTTCATCAATCCAAATGTAACGGATGAGCAATATACATTGATTACTCGTGTTGCTATTGTGGCGATGGGTTTATTGACATTTACCTTTGCCTTAACAATTAGCGGAATTATTGCTACTTTGATGCAGGGGTTAAGCTTAATGGCCGCGTTTGCTGTTATCGTGTTGATGACATTATTTGCGCCTAAGTATTGTAGTCGCATAGGGGCTTTTTATACATTAGTAGCGGCTGTAGTAACATTGGTTTTGTGGAACATAATGCCAGCTATTCGCATTGTGCCTCATGTTATTTACTTAGAGTGGATTGTATGTGCTGTAACGTTTGGTATATGTACATTAGTTAGTAAACGTTCTATTGTAGTCGACCAAGCGCTACAAGGTGAAACGTCTACAGAAAAGGGGATGGTTAATTCATTAAGTTAA
- a CDS encoding radical SAM protein, producing the protein MTRNDILNGLQSLRAKEVSRIESNPHKPFKVGLVYPNTYFVGMSNLGLQIIYEEVNQRESSCGERYFLPPNSELRDYEKHRLPLMSVETQRPLNECDVIGIDITFEMDYFNIPVLLKLGRVPVKRIHRIERDPIVIAGGPCATFNPEPISDFIDAFIIGEGEELVSRVLDVIEQGRNEQWLRSDILIALSKVGGVYVPALYEPQFDEAGQFVGYTFSETQANDVPKVTRHWKSLDTVGETVIVTDFTEFGAMYIVEVARGCGRHCRFCMAGYCYRTPRVRRLDLLKEGVDRAAALNKKVGLMGAAISDYPDIDELVTYIRSKGLRYSCASLRADSLTQAVVDGLAASGQQTITIAPEAGSDRLRRVINKGISNEDMAKAVKLAAKAGIPHIRLYIMVGLPTETDEDILSIVSMAEDVYSYMQEAGCKGRLTLSINPFIPKPFTPFQWMPMAHQKEVTKKLNTIKKALSKNRRIEVLVESPKEAYIQGVLARGDRRLGDIILAAVEAGGPKQFKRACSEFHYDMEGALYTERGLEDPLPWDMLDMQLADGYLAAEWRRSLTEVYTAPCQVGCKRCGVCVG; encoded by the coding sequence GTGACAAGAAATGATATATTAAATGGCTTACAATCGCTTCGAGCGAAAGAAGTAAGTCGAATTGAAAGCAATCCTCACAAACCATTTAAAGTGGGGTTAGTATACCCAAATACATATTTTGTAGGTATGAGTAATTTGGGATTACAAATTATTTATGAAGAAGTCAATCAAAGAGAAAGTAGCTGTGGTGAACGCTATTTTTTACCACCTAATTCTGAATTGCGTGATTATGAAAAGCATCGGTTACCATTGATGAGTGTAGAAACACAGCGCCCTTTAAATGAGTGTGATGTTATTGGCATTGACATTACGTTTGAAATGGATTATTTCAATATTCCCGTGCTTTTAAAATTAGGTCGTGTGCCGGTAAAACGAATCCATCGCATTGAACGTGATCCGATTGTTATTGCCGGTGGCCCTTGCGCTACTTTTAATCCAGAACCTATATCAGATTTTATCGATGCCTTTATTATTGGTGAAGGGGAAGAACTGGTTTCTCGTGTATTAGATGTGATTGAACAGGGGCGTAATGAACAGTGGCTACGGTCAGATATTTTAATAGCTTTAAGTAAAGTAGGTGGTGTGTATGTGCCGGCTCTATATGAACCGCAATTTGATGAAGCGGGGCAATTTGTGGGATACACATTTTCTGAAACACAAGCCAATGATGTGCCTAAGGTAACACGTCATTGGAAATCTCTTGATACTGTGGGGGAAACAGTTATTGTTACTGATTTTACGGAATTTGGCGCTATGTATATTGTAGAGGTAGCTCGCGGTTGTGGACGACATTGTCGTTTTTGTATGGCTGGTTATTGTTACCGCACACCTCGAGTTCGTCGCCTTGATCTTCTGAAAGAAGGTGTTGACAGAGCGGCTGCTTTGAATAAAAAGGTGGGGCTTATGGGGGCCGCAATTTCGGATTATCCAGATATTGATGAACTAGTAACTTATATTCGTTCTAAAGGGCTTCGTTATTCGTGTGCTTCACTCCGAGCGGACTCATTAACACAAGCTGTTGTTGATGGCTTAGCCGCTAGTGGACAGCAAACAATTACCATTGCGCCAGAAGCTGGTAGTGACCGGTTGCGTCGTGTTATTAATAAAGGAATCTCTAATGAGGATATGGCAAAGGCTGTGAAATTGGCGGCTAAAGCAGGAATTCCTCACATTCGCTTATATATTATGGTAGGCTTACCTACGGAAACTGATGAGGATATATTGTCCATAGTAAGCATGGCTGAGGACGTGTATAGTTATATGCAAGAAGCGGGCTGTAAAGGACGGTTAACTCTAAGTATAAACCCTTTTATTCCTAAGCCTTTTACGCCATTCCAATGGATGCCTATGGCTCATCAAAAAGAAGTGACTAAGAAATTGAATACGATTAAAAAAGCATTAAGTAAAAATCGTCGTATTGAAGTCCTCGTTGAATCGCCCAAAGAAGCATATATTCAAGGAGTGCTGGCTCGTGGTGATCGTCGGTTAGGAGATATAATCTTAGCTGCGGTTGAAGCGGGTGGACCTAAACAATTTAAACGAGCTTGTAGCGAGTTTCATTATGACATGGAAGGTGCTTTATATACGGAACGAGGGCTCGAAGATCCATTGCCGTGGGATATGTTAGATATGCAATTAGCCGATGGATATTTAGCGGCGGAATGGAGGCGTAGTTTGACAGAAGTTTATACAGCGCCTTGTCAGGTTGGCTGTAAGCGTTGTGGCGTTTGTGTGGGATGA
- a CDS encoding glutathione peroxidase: MSVYDYSVLDKAGKEVSLKEFEGQVLVIANTASKCGFTPQYEGLEALYKEYKEQGFSVIAVPANEFLEQEPGSNEEVQSFCKLNYGVTFPVMGKAVVRGAGEIPLFKYLTGQQGFKGFKGEKADFMNNFLQEKFPEFLGDDSIKWNFTKFLINRKGDVIGRFEPTEEPAAMEEAIKAALAE, translated from the coding sequence ATGAGTGTATATGATTACAGTGTATTAGATAAAGCAGGTAAAGAAGTTAGTTTAAAAGAGTTTGAAGGTCAGGTGTTAGTGATTGCTAATACAGCTAGTAAATGTGGTTTTACACCACAATATGAAGGCCTAGAAGCTTTATATAAAGAATATAAGGAGCAAGGGTTCTCTGTGATTGCTGTGCCAGCTAATGAATTTTTAGAGCAAGAGCCAGGCTCTAATGAAGAAGTTCAGAGTTTTTGTAAATTAAATTATGGTGTAACATTCCCTGTAATGGGTAAAGCTGTAGTTCGAGGTGCTGGTGAAATTCCTTTATTCAAGTATCTAACTGGGCAACAGGGCTTTAAGGGGTTTAAAGGGGAAAAAGCTGATTTTATGAATAATTTCTTGCAAGAAAAATTCCCTGAATTTTTAGGCGATGATTCTATTAAATGGAACTTTACGAAATTCTTGATTAATCGTAAAGGAGACGTTATTGGTCGTTTTGAACCGACGGAAGAACCAGCAGCTATGGAAGAAGCGATTAAAGCAGCCTTGGCTGAATAA
- a CDS encoding cell division protein SepF: MSLNWNSIKNMFFTTNAADYDEEEYEENLGPDYDEPAQQAPQTNSTSSAFRPAKTGGYNTVAQRPNAMKVVIVEPTVFEDSEKITNELRDMRPVVINFEKTDAHEAARIVDFVSGATFALDGKLEKIGKDIFICVPVNVTVDYNDKSYNDLSEQFAWKEPQI, from the coding sequence ATGAGCTTAAATTGGAATAGCATTAAAAATATGTTTTTTACAACCAACGCGGCCGATTATGATGAAGAAGAATATGAAGAGAACTTAGGTCCCGATTATGATGAGCCGGCACAACAAGCCCCTCAAACTAATTCTACCAGTTCCGCATTTCGTCCAGCAAAAACAGGAGGATATAACACCGTGGCACAGCGTCCTAATGCAATGAAAGTAGTAATTGTTGAACCAACTGTATTTGAAGATTCTGAAAAAATTACGAATGAACTTCGTGATATGCGTCCTGTAGTTATCAATTTTGAAAAAACTGATGCTCATGAAGCGGCTCGTATTGTAGACTTCGTAAGTGGTGCAACTTTTGCGTTGGATGGCAAATTAGAAAAGATTGGGAAAGATATTTTCATTTGTGTGCCTGTTAATGTAACTGTTGATTATAACGATAAGAGCTATAATGATTTGTCGGAACAATTTGCTTGGAAAGAACCACAAATTTAA
- a CDS encoding undecaprenyl-diphosphate phosphatase — protein sequence MDQNIIAFILGIVEGATEFLPVSSTGHMILVGDFLGFTGERASVFEVFIQLGAILSVFIYYREKFMTMLRRENWIRNDGLSLAHIFFGMLPAMGIGYLGHSFIKNNLFSPGTVIIGLIIGGLFMLFAEKYHRPITTHNVERLTMYQCLLIGLFQVLSLWPGFSRSGSTIAGGLILGVSRKAAADFSFIMAVPIMLIACIYDLLKIIDQLYWSDFIMFFIGFVTAFVFAYLSIVWFLKFLNKSSLAGFAYYRFAVAAVALIYFFVF from the coding sequence ATGGATCAAAATATTATTGCCTTTATACTAGGTATTGTAGAAGGGGCCACTGAATTTTTACCGGTATCAAGTACGGGTCATATGATTTTAGTGGGAGATTTTTTAGGCTTTACAGGGGAACGTGCTAGCGTATTTGAAGTGTTTATCCAGTTAGGTGCGATTCTTTCTGTATTTATTTATTATAGAGAAAAGTTTATGACTATGTTGCGTCGTGAGAATTGGATTCGCAATGATGGGTTATCGTTAGCTCATATCTTTTTTGGTATGTTACCGGCTATGGGAATTGGCTATTTAGGACATTCGTTTATTAAAAACAATCTCTTTTCACCGGGTACAGTTATTATTGGTTTAATTATTGGTGGCTTGTTCATGCTATTCGCTGAAAAGTATCACCGCCCAATTACTACGCATAATGTAGAGCGTTTGACCATGTACCAATGCTTATTGATTGGTTTATTTCAAGTATTATCTTTATGGCCCGGTTTTTCGCGATCTGGCTCAACAATTGCAGGGGGCCTAATTTTAGGGGTGAGTCGCAAGGCTGCTGCTGATTTCTCCTTTATTATGGCAGTACCTATTATGTTGATTGCTTGTATATATGACTTATTAAAAATCATTGACCAATTGTATTGGTCCGACTTTATTATGTTCTTCATTGGTTTCGTAACAGCCTTTGTATTTGCGTACTTGTCCATTGTATGGTTCTTAAAATTCTTAAATAAATCGTCTTTGGCTGGATTTGCATACTATCGATTTGCTGTGGCCGCTGTTGCGTTAATTTATTTCTTCGTATTTTAA
- the pgeF gene encoding peptidoglycan editing factor PgeF, whose protein sequence is MARQNRTVIREGGGFPGRPFEFEAATALTGFPLMHGVTRRFGGVSKKPFDSFNLGLHVGDDIEGVWENRRRLAKHLRVGPEMLTCAQQVHGVQISEVTQDKVGAGAFQMDKAIPDSDALFTNLIGVPLLLLVADCVPVLVYDPNHHAMAVIHAGWRGTIGHVPVLTLEAMGNAYGTKPEECYIYLGPSIQYTSFEVSEELADTFRKASRIPDQIVGYRYRADKGIQTPRVNLQQFIVQDLRYLGVPLQQITVSATDSMTAPACYSYRREYGKTGRMALFAMLTERR, encoded by the coding sequence ATGGCACGACAGAATAGAACGGTAATTCGTGAAGGGGGCGGCTTTCCCGGTCGACCTTTTGAATTTGAAGCCGCTACGGCACTCACTGGATTTCCTCTTATGCATGGTGTCACGCGTCGCTTTGGAGGCGTTTCTAAAAAGCCATTTGACTCTTTTAATCTGGGCCTTCATGTAGGCGATGATATAGAAGGTGTATGGGAAAATCGTAGGCGATTAGCTAAGCATTTGCGGGTAGGACCTGAAATGTTAACGTGTGCTCAGCAAGTTCATGGTGTTCAAATTTCAGAAGTGACGCAAGATAAGGTGGGAGCGGGCGCATTTCAGATGGATAAAGCAATTCCTGATAGTGATGCTTTGTTTACGAATCTAATTGGTGTGCCGTTACTCTTGCTGGTTGCTGATTGTGTGCCAGTGTTAGTGTATGATCCAAATCATCATGCAATGGCGGTGATTCATGCTGGCTGGCGTGGGACTATTGGGCATGTACCAGTACTTACCTTGGAAGCTATGGGAAATGCTTATGGTACAAAGCCGGAAGAATGCTATATTTATTTGGGACCATCGATTCAATATACGTCCTTTGAAGTGAGTGAAGAGTTGGCGGATACATTTAGAAAAGCCTCACGTATTCCAGATCAAATTGTAGGGTATCGATATCGAGCGGACAAAGGAATTCAAACGCCAAGAGTTAACCTACAACAATTTATAGTACAAGATTTACGCTATCTAGGCGTGCCTTTACAGCAGATTACTGTATCTGCTACAGATAGTATGACAGCACCAGCTTGCTATTCCTATCGCCGAGAATATGGGAAAACGGGGCGTATGGCTCTGTTTGCTATGTTGACTGAGCGTAGATGA
- a CDS encoding YggS family pyridoxal phosphate-dependent enzyme, giving the protein MIKDALEAVQKRMQEAMAQAGRTDSVTLIAVTKNHPVTAVETVAQLGVLTVGENRVQEAKEKILTYNGPELEWHLIGHLQVNKVRQAVPLFSLIHSVDSKKLLDEINKVATKCNKVQDILLQVNVAREASKSGLTVEDFPEVRDYAKTLPNVRVRGLMCMAPFFENPEEARPIFRVAHALYEDMKSQFPDGQISYLSMGMTHDFEVALGEGANMIRVGTAIFGNRVYN; this is encoded by the coding sequence ATGATAAAAGATGCGTTAGAAGCTGTGCAAAAGCGTATGCAAGAAGCTATGGCACAAGCTGGTCGAACAGACTCAGTGACGCTCATAGCAGTGACTAAAAACCATCCTGTGACAGCGGTGGAAACGGTGGCTCAATTAGGGGTTCTGACAGTGGGTGAGAACCGCGTACAAGAAGCAAAGGAAAAGATTTTGACCTATAACGGACCAGAACTAGAATGGCATTTAATCGGCCATTTACAAGTGAATAAGGTTCGGCAAGCAGTGCCACTATTTTCCTTGATACACTCTGTTGATAGCAAAAAGCTACTAGATGAAATAAATAAAGTAGCCACAAAATGTAATAAAGTGCAAGATATTTTATTACAGGTTAATGTGGCGCGAGAAGCAAGTAAATCGGGGTTGACGGTGGAAGACTTTCCAGAAGTGCGCGATTATGCGAAGACATTGCCAAATGTCAGAGTAAGAGGGTTGATGTGTATGGCGCCTTTTTTTGAAAATCCGGAAGAAGCTCGTCCTATTTTTCGAGTAGCCCATGCACTTTATGAAGATATGAAATCTCAATTCCCAGACGGACAGATTTCCTATTTATCGATGGGGATGACCCATGACTTTGAAGTGGCTTTAGGAGAAGGCGCGAATATGATTCGCGTTGGCACCGCAATTTTTGGTAACCGAGTATATAATTAA
- the tuf gene encoding elongation factor Tu has product MAKAKFERTKPHVNIGTIGHVDHGKTTLTAAITKVLAEEGKADFQDYSMIDKAPEERERGITINTSHVEYETETRHYAHVDCPGHADYVKNMITGAAQMDGAILVIAATDGPMAQTREHILLARQVGVPAIVVFLNKADMVDDEELIELVEMEVRELLSTYEFPGDDVPIVVGSALKALEGDEKYVAKIKELMDAVDSYIPTPERDTDKTFLMPVEDVFTITGRGTVATGRVERGEVKVGDTVEIVGLKEKAESYVVTGLEMFRKTLDSAVAGDNVGALLRGVDRKDIERGQVLAKPGSIHPHTKFKGEVYVLTKEEGGRHTPFFSNYRPQFYFRTTDVTGVIELPEGTEMCMPGDNITMSIELITPIAIEAGLRFAIREGGHTVGAGVVTEIIEG; this is encoded by the coding sequence ATGGCAAAAGCAAAATTTGAACGTACTAAACCACATGTTAATATCGGTACTATCGGTCACGTTGACCATGGTAAAACAACTCTTACGGCAGCAATCACTAAAGTATTAGCTGAAGAAGGGAAAGCAGATTTCCAAGATTACAGCATGATCGACAAAGCTCCAGAAGAACGTGAACGTGGTATTACAATCAACACTTCTCACGTTGAATATGAAACTGAAACTCGTCACTATGCACACGTTGACTGCCCAGGCCATGCTGACTATGTTAAAAACATGATCACTGGTGCTGCTCAGATGGACGGCGCTATCTTAGTTATCGCTGCTACTGACGGCCCTATGGCTCAGACTCGTGAACACATCCTTCTTGCTCGTCAGGTAGGTGTACCAGCTATCGTTGTATTCTTGAACAAAGCTGACATGGTTGACGATGAAGAATTAATCGAATTAGTAGAAATGGAAGTTCGTGAACTTCTTTCCACGTATGAATTCCCTGGCGACGATGTGCCAATCGTTGTAGGTTCCGCTTTAAAAGCTTTAGAAGGCGACGAAAAATACGTAGCTAAAATTAAAGAATTGATGGACGCTGTTGATTCCTACATCCCAACTCCAGAACGTGACACTGACAAAACTTTCTTGATGCCAGTGGAAGACGTTTTCACAATCACTGGTCGTGGTACTGTAGCAACTGGCCGTGTTGAACGTGGCGAAGTTAAAGTAGGCGACACTGTTGAAATCGTTGGCTTGAAAGAAAAAGCTGAAAGCTATGTTGTAACAGGTCTTGAAATGTTCCGTAAAACATTGGACTCTGCAGTAGCTGGTGACAACGTTGGTGCTCTTCTTCGTGGTGTAGACCGCAAAGACATCGAACGTGGTCAAGTATTGGCTAAACCAGGTTCCATTCACCCACACACTAAATTCAAAGGTGAAGTTTACGTATTGACTAAAGAAGAAGGTGGCCGTCATACTCCATTCTTCTCCAACTACCGTCCACAGTTCTACTTCCGTACAACAGACGTAACGGGCGTTATCGAACTTCCAGAAGGTACTGAAATGTGTATGCCTGGTGATAACATCACTATGAGCATCGAATTAATCACACCAATCGCTATCGAAGCTGGTCTTCGTTTCGCTATCCGCGAAGGTGGCCACACAGTAGGCGCTGGTGTTGTTACTGAAATCATCGAAGGCTAA
- a CDS encoding amino acid permease, translated as MSEKKELARGLKNRHVQLLAIGGAIGTGLFLGSGRSIHLAGPSILLAYIITGLISFFMMRALGELLLSNTDNHSFVDFVHEYLGPGAAFITGWTYWFCWVSLAMADVTAAGVYIQYWIPNVEPWIPSLCILLILFASNLMAVKIFGELEFWFALIKVIAILGLIMGGLYLIFIGYQTDVGAVGFANLWSHGGWFPNGWEGFALSFQMVVFAFTGIELVGLTAGETENPKKVIPQAINNIPIRIIIFYVGALAIIMSIYPWTAVNPTASPFVQVFKAAGIVAAAAIVNFIVLTSAASACNSGLFSTSRMVYTLAREGNAPRRMFRLRSNQVPVNAVVFSALVIFMAVIMQYIMPENVFIIITSVSTFCFIFIWAIILVCHMKYRKLHPEQVKVNPFKMPLYPAMNYIILAFYAFVLVSLAFNEETLIALLFTPVWFGLLWCFYKLQTFKQNYGN; from the coding sequence ATGTCAGAGAAAAAGGAGTTAGCTAGAGGGCTAAAAAACCGTCACGTACAATTGTTAGCGATAGGGGGCGCTATAGGGACGGGTTTGTTTTTAGGATCTGGTCGATCCATCCATTTGGCTGGTCCATCCATTTTATTAGCATACATCATAACAGGACTTATTTCTTTTTTTATGATGCGTGCTTTAGGGGAGCTTTTGTTATCTAATACTGATAACCATTCGTTTGTGGATTTTGTACATGAATATTTAGGACCTGGTGCCGCCTTTATTACGGGGTGGACATACTGGTTTTGTTGGGTATCTTTGGCTATGGCTGACGTCACGGCCGCTGGAGTGTATATACAATATTGGATTCCTAATGTGGAACCATGGATACCCAGCCTATGCATTCTATTGATCTTATTTGCTTCTAATTTGATGGCCGTTAAGATTTTTGGGGAATTAGAATTTTGGTTTGCTTTGATTAAAGTCATTGCCATTTTAGGACTTATTATGGGTGGCTTATATCTTATATTTATTGGGTATCAAACAGATGTAGGGGCTGTTGGTTTTGCTAATTTGTGGTCTCATGGGGGATGGTTCCCCAATGGTTGGGAAGGCTTTGCACTGTCCTTTCAAATGGTTGTATTTGCTTTTACAGGCATTGAATTAGTTGGTTTGACGGCTGGGGAAACAGAGAATCCTAAAAAGGTAATTCCACAGGCGATTAATAATATTCCAATTCGCATTATTATTTTCTATGTAGGTGCTTTAGCTATTATTATGAGTATCTATCCTTGGACAGCCGTTAATCCGACAGCTAGTCCTTTTGTGCAAGTATTTAAAGCAGCTGGTATTGTGGCAGCGGCGGCGATTGTTAATTTTATTGTGTTAACATCGGCTGCTTCAGCTTGTAATAGCGGGCTTTTTAGTACGAGTCGCATGGTATATACATTGGCTCGCGAAGGCAATGCGCCACGCCGTATGTTCCGTTTGCGTTCCAATCAGGTACCGGTTAATGCAGTAGTATTTTCCGCATTAGTCATTTTTATGGCGGTTATTATGCAATATATTATGCCTGAAAATGTATTTATCATTATTACTAGCGTATCAACATTCTGCTTTATTTTCATTTGGGCAATTATTTTAGTATGCCATATGAAATATCGGAAGTTACATCCAGAACAAGTGAAGGTGAATCCATTTAAAATGCCTTTGTATCCAGCTATGAATTACATTATTTTAGCTTTTTATGCGTTTGTGTTAGTATCGTTAGCATTTAATGAGGAAACCTTAATTGCGCTTCTCTTTACGCCAGTTTGGTTTGGCCTGTTATGGTGTTTCTATAAATTACAAACATTTAAACAAAATTATGGTAACTAA